Genomic window (Helicoverpa zea isolate HzStark_Cry1AcR chromosome 9, ilHelZeax1.1, whole genome shotgun sequence):
GAGCaccaatattcaaaaatatgttCACCCTGCCTCGCATACAAGCAATCTTTTCTCTCAGGTAAAAGTCGGGACCGGACACACATGATTTCTGCTCACATGTCATAACCTCAAAATCCGACCTTACAATAATTATTCACTGAAGCTATTGCGAAGTAAAGCTACAGACAAGTATTTTAGCAGTTTATTCCAAATATGTATTTCCCCTAGATGTTCCTGACGGATTATTCCGAGACTCCATTCGACGCACTCAACTACCTGGCGGGCGAGTGCAACTATGGAGGCCGAGTGACTGACGACAAGGATCGCCGGCTCATACTCTCGCTCCTGTCCATATTCTACAATGATGAAGTCACTACTACCCCTGAGTTAGTATTAACAAGTTCATAACATATGTTTTTgtatgtaaacaaatattttcaatgtatttacgtttgtatttatgtttttgattactttaatttattcaccataaccttttaaatactttgtataattttgtaatatttttgtaagaattaaataatattattagaaaaaattATTGCCTAAAGACTGTATAAATATTTGCACATCTATTTAGGTGATGATACAGTGCACTCTATATCTTGTACCTAACATATTTtatacctggggcccgattctcctaattttacttaagcgacatacgattcacattcgactgcgatccaatcacgactcaattaggattgaagcgtatgtggcattccgctattttttctttgaaataaacgtttttatccttttctgtcattcaataatgaatcattttgtctgcaaatgatttacgattgcaatatgattgtagagcaaactaccgtttagaccaaaatcaccaaaatggcagaccaatcgcaaactaatcgaatgtcgttgAAATACGATTGGtgttatattagtagcagaatgctcgatatggttaaaactgctattgcgatcatattgcgattcgatttctattcaattttgacattattaacttaggagaatcgggcccctgtattatgcaaataaatgatttgatttggtaCTAAATCCATACTCACAGGTACGCGTTCTCCCCGAGCGGCGAGTACCGCATGCCGCCGAGCATGGAGTACAACTCCGTGCTGGACCACATCCGAGCGCTGCCCATGATCGCCAAGCCCGAGGTCTTCGGCCTGCACGAGAACGCCGACATCACCAAGGATAATAAGGAAACTGCTGCggtaaatacaaacaatatcCAATGAAACATGGTAGAGCTAACAAGATCTATGGTAATTAAAATTTAgattaggtaaaaaaaaatatatcttgcTTCTAACATTTTAAACTAGCATTTCAGCTTAAACGTGTGAAGCTACAAATTTAAATTGAGTAAATTGTACATTAAATGATACTATCTGGCTTGCAATTAGCATTGTAGCCTATTGGGGATCATGGATACCCCGTGGTAGCATAGCATTCCGCACTGTTATGCATACAAGTTCTTCAAATAACATATGGAACAAAAGTTCAGTAAAACCATATTTATATTTCTAGGTCTTGAGGAAACCTTAGACAAAAAGTCAGTTTGTTAAAAAAGGGCTTATTACTAACCGGCTTTACAATTACAATTGAACAATCTTtacattgaaaattataaattctttttcGTCTCCTCTAGCTGCTGTTCGGCACCCTACTAACACAGACACACATCGTGGCCGGGGGCGGCGCTGAGGGCGGTGAGGGCGGCGGCATCGTGGACATGACGCAGGACATGATGGAGCGTCTGCCCCAGTTGTATGACGTCGCTGAGGTCGCCGAGAAGTACCCCGTGATGTATTATAACAGCATGAATACTGTGCTTAAACAGGTAGGTTAACATTCATTGACGATAAAGCCTTCCTTTAATTTAAGAGCATACACTTACTGTTGTTTCCCATATTTCTAAGATTGTCTGTATGTATCTTAGTTGATgagccttaataaataaataaaaaagttggtGGATGTCTGACATTTAGTGCTAATgaagttaagaggacgaattggacattttggcgccaaggatctcaatttttctcagtaaatacaaaacggatcataatacaacttggttacctgaaagttcatgatataaaccttattttgttagacttcaaaacatgattaggtaacttttataacagagaaaaatatatcaaacatacctctttttaaaaagagattcacatattatgggcaaacgggaccgatttaagactctttagtagttgagtatatacatactctttaaaattgtggaaggaatttttatcaaattatcatttctaaataataaaattacaaaaccattttgtcgcttacgacttttagttataagctagcgcgcttattgttatcctcgccccgctcagacgctccgtcccctcttggcgccttagatgcgcgtgccggttatggaattattgtttaccaattcatCGCCTTAAGCTGTACATACACTGAGGTAAAAAGGAAGCCGTTATGTTGttgtaactacatatttatcgGATGATTATTTTTACCCGGAAACTATAAAAATCAATCATTTGTCCAagtacaggaagaagttccagCTAGTTCTGTATAAATGTGAATAATTACCACCATATACCTAACCTTTATCTCTGTATTAACTGTTACTAACAATTCACCAAATGACACTGTTTCCCAGGAACTCATTCGCTACAACCGCCTTCTCGCAGTAGTAAAGCGCACGCTACACGGGGTGCACCTCGCAGCCCAGGGTCTGGCCATCATGAGTGCAGAACTGGAGGAGTGCAACAACGCCTTCATCAAGGGCATCGTGCCTGAAGCATGGATGTCCAAGTCGTACCCCTCTATGAAGCCGCTGGGATCTTATGTCGCTGATTTGCTGTCGCGGTGAGCTTGAAAATCATAAATGGGGCTAATGTGGGTATTATGAAACCATACCCGGGTAATCCATGCCCTCAATCATGTAAAAGTAACCCGATGAGTTATCATTTTCCAGTGCCGACGTAGTAAAGTTCACAATATTGGTTGCTTGGTATATAGAAGTGCCCTTAGAGATACACAATAGTGCTGTATACGCGAGTACCATGACATGATACTCCGCGGATGACATCATCGCGTTCACAACATTGTTGAACATGATAGCAGTACAAAATTTGTGTAAAGCTTGTCGCACATAGTGAGTATTGTCTAGGAATTCTGAGAGGGACAGCGCGTACGCAGTCCCTCACTACCAAAAATTACGCATCCGAGTTATCCACATTAGGGATAATCGCAGGGGTCAACCTATCCGCAGTGCAATGGATAGACCTCGCCCTGGGGGAACCGCCTTCGTGATCACGGTATCCCCTATGCCAGGTAAGTATGAGTTCACTACAGTACCGCCGGGAGGTCGTTCactcgcggagaatcttaacaccgcgatacaGAAATCGGACGGAAttgcacagcgccatctagttgtTAAATGCggaactaaaaataaatggagAGAACGGAACGCTACCAAGCTTCTCGCCTATTGAATTTAGTTCTCACGTTACAAAAGGTTATATtgagttttatttctttatgttaTTGACGAGATTTTAATTCGCAATAAAACATTCATCGTTTTTCTCAGTGGTTAACCTAAAATGTTGAATGAAATTACATTCATGGATTTGTGTGGGGGATAAAAACGCtcatatttcataattatatcaatttattttactatcacAAACAAGTTTACTACTCTATATTGTGTATATTATGTCTAAATAGATGCTAGTTTGGGGACATGTGGCGGTAGCTCTAGTAAACTGAATTTGTTACAGGTACTCCTCATGATATTAGGCCGTGtatgaacataatttattaaatgaaggGCTAGGCTAACATTCAAATAACACTTGTAAACATTAATAATCCCTACACATACAGATTGATATTATTTGTAATCAATCTACCATACAGCCATAAATATAGCAATTTAGCCATACAAACACTACTAATTATAACATCGTGAGATAAAGTGAGCTATCTACGACATGTGCCCAAACTACAGAGGTACAAGTTTGTACTCAGTCTGTCGACGATTGTACTAATAAAATGCCGTGTAAAGCTGCACAGTAGCGACACACCGTGACACTCAGTGGGGAACACTACACAATGGGAACATTAATACCATCGGCCTCGGCAGCACGCTCTCACGTTAGTCACACATTGTACCTGACCGTTATGCTCAGCCACAGCATAACTACTGGccttatttataactaaaaagtACATATCGACATCGTTTAGGGCATAGTATAATTAATACATGATATTTCTTCGTTCATGGTACCCATAAATGTCGTACACAGATATGTGTGAATGGAATCTTTCTTACATTCTATAAGAACAATGATTAGGAGCTCAACTGAATGAATGGTGCAGCAAACGACGCAGGAAGCGAGTAATTTGTAAGCAAGCGCATTTCGTCACGTCATTTGTCCCCACGGCCCGCGCGGCGGTGCGCTTGACACCATTACATTCGGTTAGCACAGGTCGTAAGCGACAATGCTGGGACTAACACGATTCTAGCGCAAGTATGCGACGCTCAGACATTCCCaattcaacaaaataattaagagGAATTTTctattcattatattttacatGACAAAATTTGAATATGTAGTCATGCAGAGttcataaatattcaataatccAATTTGTAACAAGAAAGATCTCTATGCTAATAGCTTAAGACCGCAGCCGCCACTAGAAACACGTTAGTTTAACTAATCTACACAGTTATATAAACTTAGTACatacataaacatttaattatagCACATGTGAATACTGACGGGTGAACATTTGACACATTTCCACCATAAAATTCAACAATCAAAAACCGACAAAGTTGTCAATATATCTTTAAGAAATCGACGCGATAACCCTGATCTGATACAGATgtcttatttatataatacttcTGATATTTATGTGAATATTATTCATTGAAATACAACTAACTATGCATATTAAAAACGTGACACTCCAAAACATCCTTATAAATTATTACAGATCTATAGTAaattaagttagttttatttcaaacgTAAACATAACCAAAAATTGCACTTTCGCTCAAGCAAGCATCTTTGTCAAGGGCTTGTGTTGTGGCCTACTCAGCACAGGACTGCAGCGTGTGAGTAATGATTCAGCCTTCAGAGTTCCTGGCGGCTAGATCCAGGAGTTTGTTCATAAGCTCGCCGCCGAACGACTCTCTGTACTTCTGGCTGATGTTGTTGAGTAGAGCGTAGGGCGTCTCGTAGTTCATGTTCTCTATGCCGGACAGCGTGGTGTCGTCGTACTTCCTGCCCACGACCCTGAACCCGTTGGCGGACATCTCGATGCAGTAGTCGGTGTTCTCGAGCGTGGTGAGGTTGATGTAAATGCGCTGGTTGTTGCTTAGCAGCTGCGGCGAGATGCACGCGCTCTTCACGTGCTTGCGGATGTCGCTGATGGCCGCCTCCGCCTCCTGCGGCCAGGTTTTCTCGTCCAGCACCTTGTCTGTCATGGTGATGGCCTGGAAAGCAGAAACATGGCAATTGAGTAATTGATCTGCACCTTTAGCATTAATGTACGGACACAATTTACTCAAACTGATATATCATCGGACGCTATGGATGGATGCTAGGTGTCCGGGCTTTATACAGCGTACATTTTTGCAATTAAAAACGCGACACTCTTGTCCCTAGGCTAAACTTCCTACAAGACTGGATCGACGAGGGTCCGCCGATAGTATTCTGGATATCGGGCTTCTATTTCACGCAGTCATTCCTGACTGGCGTGCTGCAGAACTACTCCCGTCACAACACCATCCCCATCGACCAGGTGCACTTCGAGTTCACCATCACCAAGATGGAAGCCGATAGTGAAGAAGAACCTTCGTATGGGGTTTACTGCAAGGTTGGTTTCACTCCCTACCTATTCTACCAAATCAAATGACTTGCCGAAAATGAGgactttgtaatttttatacatGATGTTCTGTTTAAATCGCATGCAGCAATCATTCCAAATGGACAAGGAGGAACATATACATAGTGTATTTGTATGGGTAAGACTTTGGAAATGCATGGTGTGTTCCATATTATGTTGAATCGAggattttttgtatgtatgacCACGaattgttgtatttttaaaagcaccagatttttttttcgttagaACATAACTGCACCTTTTCGCAAGCACAGATATATCAAAAACTACCATTGGTAGTATTGGTAATGCAATTACTAATACAATCTTTCATACACAGGGCCTATTCCTCGAAGGCGCAAGATGGAACCGCGAGACAATGCAAATGGACGAATCCTATCCCAAAATCCTATTTGACACCATCCCAATAATCTGGTTCAAACCGGCTCTGATAGCGGAGTTCAAACCTCCTCCGAGCTACTTCTGTCCTATCTACAAGACTAGTGAGAGGAAGGGAGTGCTGGCTACCACGGGACACTCCAGCAACTTTGTCATGTATATCACGCTGAGGACTGATATAAAGGAACAGCACTGGATCAATAGGGGTGTCGCTAGCTTGACACAGTTGGATGACTAGATAGGAAGGCTTTTGGGTATTTACTTCATGAATATAATGTTACAATATTAGTACCCTTGATTATGCAAATCGTAAGATTGGTTACTGGCAGTGAACGTGGTTTAGATAGCTATTCTAAACCTGAATGTCTGAGTTGTGTGAGCATTAGTAAGCCCAGGATAGGTGTGTAAAAATTATAAACCTTTACTGAAAGCTAAAGTGACTCAAATATGAGAGCATTAACTAACGTGTGGGAAACACTAGTTCAAAAAGCATCAATATTCCGTTCAGTATAGTATTAACTTCTTTATGAGgtaatatctttattttaatcattatattttaatgtattttattagaaTTGTTACTGTGATATGTGTCTAGTCTTAATTCTATATTTGccaaataaatacttttcttATAAAGACAAGATTTTATTTTCCTCATATTGGAAGTCCCTGTGAACTCTGAGAATTTCATGTATTAAGGACGTAGACAATATGTTTTAGTACCCACTCTAATTGGATTGCAATTTTATcatatagcaaaaaaaacatttaccacTAGTGTGATGCAATCACAGATACAGCAAAATTTCCATTGTTATTCATTTGGATACACTTCAGCATATAAAAGAAGTTTGCGAGAAACAATATATTGGAACAATGTGGGTACAAATGATTTGAGCTGTGTACTGGGTTAAAATATTGGTTATGTGGTTTATTTAGCTAGCCATATCTAGCCAGCTCTGCAAATAGACACACAAACTTTTCACTTAATCATGCTAAAGACATCAGTTCAAAGTGTAGTAAcagatgtttatttaaataataactagAAACAAGATATATTGAACAGTGACAattggaaaataaattattacattggCTACAGTCCAAGGTTTATCGACATATAGCTAGGAAGAgaactatttaatttattgtactAACTTATAAAGCCGTTATAAGAAGCTATCCGTTGCCAAAACTTTGGTTACGACGTGgaattgattaaataataatatttttacctgTTCTGTTCAAAACGATTTCACAAGAGGAGTCATAAATAAGATTTTACGTTAAGTAATCCAATAGAGTGAAAATAAAAGCGATGATTCATAAgcaattgtaatttattatatttgagctAGTTAACTTTTACGAGACGATTTGATTGGCGAAGTGGTAGgaaaaagataaaatttaaaCTTTCGCGGTAATGTTGAATGAACCCTTACCTTAATTCCTCCAACTGATGTGATAAATTACTTAATCGATTCAGGATAGTCTTAATCAGTAGTTGTAATTGAATGTTATTGTTTCATAGCAGAGTTTAAAAATAACACACTACACAATTTGCGATACAATACAAACTCAAATATTAATGTCAACAAAATCTATAGACTACCAAGAGTCGATGACGTCAGCGTATTTTCCTGTAGTGCTGTTCAAATATTTCCATAGACAATTGAATCGATTCAAGCACttaggtattattaaaataaataccaagTGATGAAACGCTTAACTATAAGGAGTAAGGAGTTTAAATCTAAATCTGGTATTTTGTCTGCCAAGATGTGCTTTCTCTTTTGTGTCCAGCTAAAGCTATCCAGTGACTCGGCACCGCACCTCTTGAACAAAAAGATTCGTTTTtgagaatatatttatatacaaaacctCGTCAAAAATAAGCCGTGGGCTcgcaatttttatttagtactaggaaaataattatttcagacACATTAGATCACATtaaattcaagatttttttcCACTTTCAAAGATAttgacatttaaatagttttagataaaataaaattaatgatttgaaCACTTTGGTCTTTAAATTGATGCTATCTTCCTCTGTTGATGTTAGTTTGTGCCTTAAAGTTGCAATAAATTGTGTAAATATCAGAACCATTGGCCGTTAATTAATCGATATTTTAAACAATTGCATTTGGAAGCGTATCACTATTGATATAAATCCATTTCACTTTGAGATTCTCATCCTCTAGAATTCatatatacataaaaacatatttactatGAGTTTATAtccaaaaatactaaattattaaCACAGACGttataaatttttgaaaaataggCGTATATTACTATCGAatggcataaaataaaaataaatctagttCTTTTCGTGTTAATAATGCGTGAAATGGAACTAGAAATTTACAATTTGTTTCGATGTTGCATAGATGGCGCGGCGAACTTGTAAACTGCGTATGCCGAACTGAcgtttttggttatttttgttcTCGCCTCGTGTTTACTTTAGTGTCTAATTTCGGTCCAATTGCGAAAATTCAGTTGTGCAACAACCAAAAGGTTAATATTTCGTTCATATAAGACATATCCGTACTTTATAGTATCGATCCGCTCTTCCGGACTAGGTATATGTATACATTATTATCACGTGGTGGTGTGGTGGTTTATATAATTCTTGTTTACCGCACAAGTAGAAACTTTGCGCATGTGCGTCCCGTCAGTAACCTCAAATTGTAAAGGCACGGGTTCGGCAGGTTCCGGATATCCGGGTCGcgacgcggcggcggcggtTCTCGCGGCGGTATTGTGATGTGCCCTCGTGCAAGGCGTTCGCGCCCCGCGTGTGGACAGCGTTGGTGATATCGGTCCGCGCGTGCCTGCCATGGCCCAGGCTCAGTTTACGCGAAGCTCGGAGAGCGACGCGTGGGCGCTGCTCTCGCTCAAGTCTGCGCCCCCGTCGCCCTCCAAGGTGCAGTGGGCCCAGGAGCCGGCCCCCATCGCGATCGCGAGGCTCGATGGCCGCGACTTCGAGTACCTCATCCGGCAAAAGCGTGTTGTGATCGGTCGGAACTCTAGTAGAGGCCAAGTGGACGTTAATATGGGGCACTCGAGCTTCATCTCGCGCAGACACCTCGAACTGTTCTACGACCACCCCGAGTTCTACCTGACGTGCAACAGCAAGAATGGCGTGCTGGTGGACGGCGTGTTCCAGCGGAAGGGCTCTGCCGCCATGCTGCTGCCCAAGAGGTGAGTGCGCCGCGCGCCCGCAGCCCTACGCATCTACATACGTGCACTCACTAgcttttgtttgtaaacaaatcATATTGTTTATGTTCTACCCACctgttgtatttttgtttaaaaaaatggtgtTCATAATCTTTGTTGACACACATGTGGCTTGTGTAAATCATGTTCCTAGACTTAGTAGCACTTGCTTATGTTGAAGCACTCACACACAACTGACTTCTAGGATATGTGTACTATCGCTAACAATACatcataataatgtaattttctattaatatattttgtagtgcatGGTAGTTTGTTGTTGTTTCCTCGATATGTTTGATCATAACATTTCTTTCCACTGTAAATTCACAGAATCATACTTAGTCACAGCCCAGAGTAAACTGATTGTAGGAAAATGCCATCAACAATAATTCTGCAAACACTCACTCTCTTATCTAGAATTGGTAAACAAAAACAGAATTTTGCAATTTTACGATCAATGTCCAAGCTTAATGAATAGTTTGATAATGATTATCACTTGTTACTAGTTATTTTGAGCATATATACAGATAAGATACATCCAACATGGTTGTACGCTGATTGTATGATGCAATACCTAGAAATGTGATTGTTGTGCTCAGATATTTTGCcagtcattttacaaaaattttGCTGGCAatgaataatattagtaaattagCAAATGCGTAACCGTTGACTTTTGAAGAAATATGGTGAAAAACATCTTGTAATTCATTTTTCACAAGAAGCGAAACATATTCCAAAATTACAAGTGACTGTATAAAACCAAATGAAACTGGATTAattcacacacacatatacactCACACAGAGAGTCATTTGAGTCTGTTTCATGATTTTTGTCACTTTATTAAGTGGCCGCAAGACTATGGAAAGACAGCATACTAATTTCTCATTTAGCTTTACTAAGCTCGAGCATAAGATAGTGTTATCAGTATAAACTGCATCTGACATGTGGCTGGATCACACACAGACACAATTAATGTGTGTTTGTCTAGTTTTTATAAACAGCCAAGGACATGTTCGTTCATgtagagtcgtggtggcctagtgggtaaagaaccaacctttcgagtatgagggtgtgggttcgattccagggtcaggcaagtaccaatgcaacttttctaagtttgtatgtactttctaagtatacttagacaccaatggctgataaaaaggtgaaggaaaacatcttgaggaaacctggactataaagtctgaaatcaccaacccgcattgagcaagcgtggtgattaatgctcaatccttctccatgtgagaggaggcttgtgcccagcagtgggacgataaaaaggctgtaacagtaacagtaacaaggACATGTTTGTGTTCAtttctatttatagaaataatataaatattgattgTATTTAATTTGAGTTTATCTAAAAAGCTGTTATTCTATCTGCTAATCTTATAATTTATGCTTTTTATGCACAAAGTATGTTATCTATGTTTCAGGCATTACAAaccagaaaataaattaattgctaCACTAATACACTACAGTACAAATATCTTAAACATAACATTTGCCAGccaattgaaaattaaattgctAAATGGGTGCATATAGAAATGCATCTGGTACTATcatttgcttttatttatagaaGACTGCTATATTGAGTAAATTGCAAATAACTTAATTAGTAACAAATAAGTAAACGTTGTAACATTGTAAGGACATTCCTTTGCTTTttgcaataattaattttgaataacaatGCTCTTTAACCTTCTGACGAAGATAGGGGGCACCACATGTCTTATTAATGATGAAGTATTGCTTCTTATgcttatttgtttaattaatgctctcttaatttaaatacaatgttCTGTTAGATAACATAAACCTTTGAATATTAGTTTGTTTCAAAAtgatttgaaatgaaattttaattaattttaattatatacttaaacttcttaaaaattacagtaaatctttttttaaagtggcAAATGCCTTAGCTCCTCGATTACCAACTTGTGTATTCAGGTAGCTTGGTATTCAGGATAACAAGTTATGTCTAAAAACTCAGACTTTATAGGAAGGAAAAATATAAGGAAGTATGCAAATATGTCATTAATTGCTCAGGTTTTGCATTGTTATTTAACATAACCCAAATAATCAGGTTTATAATATAACCTTCCTGCTAggtgtcaaaatatttatttttcaaaatagcTTGAATtgcaatgtttaaaaaaaaattgtgtaaaggtacattacaatattttgtaaattgattAGTGTGATTGGTAGCATATTTTTAGTCACAGTCAATCTAACTGAAAACGTAACTGAAAGTAATGCAGTTAATTGAACCCTAATTGCATGTTACCTAACTAATGTTACTCGCTTACTTCTCATTTAACTTATACATTTTAACCTTATTAACAGCtaataagttattaattaactctATAAGGTAAACTAATTACTTTTAATAGAATGTTCTGTTATTGAAAGTCATTCAAATAGGTAAGTTTACTTATTTCCTGTTATCAATCTATATCTCTGTCAGTAAACAAAGATATTCATTCAAACAGCACATactaaattcaatattatttaattcttttaGCTTGTATAAGTGCCTAAGTTAAATGCCTTTGATGAATTGATACAGAATTATCAGTCACTTAAAATAACTTCTATGATTAAAAGCTGACATTGCTATTCTCTTCAACATTTACAAATGCAgtgataggtacttaatttcCATTAAAAAATCACCAAGTTATGTGTGTCATGTAAAGCAGTTAAAGGGGCAAGCAAGAAATTGATTACTATTATTACAATGTATTTACTATGTAAGGGTATATTACACAAATGCATTAACTGGAAACATGTTATGCCATCGCCTGCATAGCTCGGTAATGATGTGAATTATCCAATTGCCTTCATACTTAGTAGGTTATTCTGTGGTCTAATACTTGGcataaatatatcaaaatgCTTAGCTTTATTTGGCATTTCATCATGTGAAAAATATCACAGATTCCTATATTGAAGTTGCCTAAAAAATAAAGTGGAATTCCAAAGGCATTTTAAAGACTAGTCTTCAGTTTTGATGAGTAATGGTGCTTAAAGACACACCCTGGAAAGTTAGCTGCAGTAAATACCTACCAACCTGTCTGACTAATCTTTGAATCACGTCATTAGCTTGCATTTTCGTTAAGGTCGATGCGAGATGAGTTATTAACATAGTTTCAGATAAATGGGTTACATACGGCGTCACTTTGCAGTGAGAAGTTTAGTCTAGCAGGAggaacacacacacaacactgggttaagctcgccattgtacattatcTCTCTGTATTCAGTGTGTCTctctgtatttatgtgtgcaataaagaataataatgaacttcaatattttagtgttaaggAAATACGGCTCGTGATTTCCTAGCTTATATTTGCCATTGGCACTGATACCTTTAAGATTTAAATATCCCTAGATATTAGTGTCGAACTGCCacgataaattaataaattcgcGTCGTGATTTGTTTTGGCAACATTTATTGACCTGACCAAAATTTTCCTCATTCGAAATCAATGTCCACATGACAATATTTCTCGTAATGCTGACTAAGCGGTTAACAAGTACGTAATATTGACGGCGATACCGTTGATCGTATGTGATGACGTCATCGTTCACCCGTGATTCATTTTTCGGAGATAGTTGAATGTCCTAGTATGGGTGA
Coding sequences:
- the LOC124633168 gene encoding GSK3-beta interaction protein — encoded protein: MTDKVLDEKTWPQEAEAAISDIRKHVKSACISPQLLSNNQRIYINLTTLENTDYCIEMSANGFRVVGRKYDDTTLSGIENMNYETPYALLNNISQKYRESFGGELMNKLLDLAARNSEG